The stretch of DNA GGTAACAAACTGAGATATATATTCACATGTGCTTTTTCCTCTAGTCACTTAacattttgtctttttgtttaatGAAAATTTTGATTTTAAGAATTGTAACATTTGTAAACTAGTACTTCTGTTTAGTACAAAAACGGTATAAGTAGTTAGTAAATCATAATTATggtgagaaaggtggcagaatggttaaaatgtTTATTTGCCAATACAGTTCATGAGAGTTTGGTCTGAtttgctctcgccctttctcctggtttgacttgaaaatcaaactgagcgtctgctcATTcatatgagatgataaacaggtccagcatgcagcacgcacttagcacactgaaaaagaattcATGGCAACTAAAGTGTCCTGGAATGATTTTGAAGTAGTCTGCTGTTATGAGAACACAAATCTACTGCATGTACTCAAAGCCTAAGTGTGTCAGGCATCTGTTAGCAGGTATGGTGTAGCATGTCTCGATTTGTccagacacctccttgagaaactgaaactgaaaaactgatcatgttgatttttgttgcagGAAATTCGGACAGGGATTGCAAGTTTGAACTTCCAAGACTGTCGCCCCAAACTTCATCAGGTTGACAGCCAAGAATCAATTAACGGATCAATTTTAGTCCAGGTAAGCTCTCTTTCCCACCAGAAACTTGGAAGCTTTACTGTGGCCATACTTGGTGTGCATGTAGATCTGCCTGCAAGTATGATTTGGGTATATTTGGTAATTGTTAATGGCAGTATTCAGCATGAAAATTCACCCAATtataaaacataacaaaaacaaacgccAGTCCACTAAACAATACTTACCTTTAGTTTGCTCGTTTTATGTCCTGCATTTtaccttgaaaacggagtatggctgcctacatggcggagtaaaaacagtcatacaagtaAAGGCCCAGTTgtaaacatacgagtgaacgtgggagttgcagcccatgaatgaagaagtctAACATTGACAGAGAGTATGCCCAAATTGGTTCATAGTGGAATGCTTTCAGGTCACTGAGCATGCTGTAGATAATAAGTAAATGTTACTTACCAGTATTcttggtttttgcttttgttacaTTTGTttgggtaaaaagaaaaaaaagaaaggcaaggccttcaagactctcttgtgatgcactaaaaaaaaaaaaaaatctaatcattaaattgtgttctgtatttgttattataaagcttcaggttaaaaaaaaaaaacacaaaagaaaaaagaaaaaaaagccctgaaggcagattcgaaccacgcgtgttcgggtgagaacaaacggtcttactcaatacactgtcgtggctccttaactgacgttcaaaattttaacatttaaacatgctttttttaagggtgataaatTGATTGTGGTGTTCACAGTGAGAactctgtttaaatcatattattctggtgtaccttgggcattcaaaaaatctttaagggcaattaagaattcttaagtccccggtaaaggagacgtggctattgctGCAAtcgcactgcaacatttagccgttttctctggatctctggatagatgtacaagtttagttacacccaccgggagtgtacgacatggtcgattcaatttctctttaatgttcattctagttttatagttttaaagttgatatgaaaattgagtattctgttaaactaataacatgtagagccaagtacaagtgcttctaaacgtcgtatgaagtgaaaaggacttaattttgagaaaagttgagactggaaatttttatgttctcatggtttattttgtttaactgaattccgactgattttgttgatatttttatggcagtttggggcataatccagtaaatgacgaggcattcacaaatctttctctgaatgaatatttaacagtctccttctctgactttccatcacatgttattgtgtattgtcgattgaatataggattgaacgggcaggccaacaacttgaaacaaaatggcgtccttcgtgtttgcaaggaatatgagcacgtactttgaatatgtataaatatgtgtatgcaattgatttttgcccatgaccttcagggctcagccaatagatctatgaagtccactcatagtattgattttagcattttctgaaaaagaccacttgggtgaatgaacatagtgaaagccctgtacacagagtaaaacacgcaagctttttatgtatttagtataatttcagaatgtttaagatgagaaagatcagtttaaagcaaattttgtttgaacagaaaatgataaaaatgactgctgttgatgctgtcaaagatcagatcaaagtgccaagtttagagaataaaaaaaaaaaaaaaaaaaaaaaatatatatatataacagtaaattcattttgcatataatttggcttttttaaaattttttttgtgcctatcccagaggtgcaatattgttttaactctttccggacgaaggaatgctcacgcattcctacacaaaacatattcggtttcggacgaaggaatggaatagcattctccgaaagtaaaattccatcatgcgctgtacacgtgattttgtgattagccaagcagagtgcgctattctgggtcactccacaatcaaacagtatgattggttagtctatgatgtgtggcctgtctcgcacacacgctgacgaagtcactgaccggtcgtctgctcgcgtgccagcctgtcagcaaagcgggctcttctcaaaatgttgtgatgcgaacaaggcagtgacagcaatgtttttgggttgccgaagtacttgaaatgctacaaactgaagggtcggacattgaagaggtggatgatgacgaagaagaaagcgaatttaatgcagaaagcgagcatgggtatggtgattcggggtgaaagattggcagtattttctacatatggcaaaactgtaaaaataagatgagaaatttgattttttttttatatgtaatagctcagcacgtaataaaccagttctgaaagtttcattttcttacacagtattttgtatttaaaattttttttttccaaacccttacaaatgggccgtctgtggggaaaagcaagggagaaaacttgtcccgagtgagttaaacaagatgactggaaagaactgaatttttcctatgtttatgccaaatttggtgtcaactgacaaagtatttgcagagaaaatagcaatgttaaagtttaccagggacacacagacacacacacacacacacacacccgaacaccagggttaaaacatagactcactttgtttacacacgtgagtcaaaaagTCCAGTATTTTTGGTAAATGCGACTTAGCACACTTCAGAGACAAGGAGCAAAGCAAGGAGGATATTACCAAGATCCTTTCTGTTTTTTAAGATATGTTCTATACTCTGTTCATGTTTGTTGTATATTCAATCTGTGTTCTACTGTAGTCCTCATGGGAAGTTTTTAGTTCAGTATCCTTTTATAGAAACATTGAAAGATTTTTACTCATTTGCCTGTAGTCAGCATATTTAATTAAACCTTTAAGAAAATTCTTTTGCCATGTTAACATTTTGCCTTGTGTTTTTCTTACCAGACGGCTGGTGAGCTTTGCGAAGAGGGAAGCATGAGGCGTTTCATGCAGTCCTTCGTCCTGGTACGGAATGGACCGAAAACGTTTTACGTGCGCAATTGCATCTTTAGGTATCAAGATGAGGAATTTTCAGACGAGGAAGATTTAAGTGAAGGTAAGTGTTCTGTGGAAAAGGTTTTCAAGTCCATATGTTGCACATTGTCAAAATGATTTGGCAAGTGTTTGGCCAAATTTTTGTGGCAGAAGCTGTGTCAGATTTCTTTTTAATGATATGCCCAGCATTTCTTGAGAGACATGCTCTCTCTTACCATTTTCCACTTTTTGATAAAAATATAACACATCCACTTGTACAGATTTGCATGTTGTTATGGTAAAAAAGAAAGCTGTCAATAAAGTTTCAaattaattttttctttttttcttcatatccATATCCATGAAAATGTAAAGATTCCATTTATTATGGGATCCATCTTGTTAATCGTTGCTAGGAAGACATAGACATATCATGGTGCTTTATAAGGCTCTGGTGATTGGTAGATGTGTGGGGTAATAAGACGACTtttcaggcatgagatttttccgtcTATAATTGGATTTTTGACCAAAAATTGACTCCAGAGGCCATATTTGAGATTCCTGTAAATCCATTGAGAAAATGGGAGgggtggaagtttttttttttcccgacccatgaaggttgcacgaacgttgtctgactgatcgacaagacagacccacagtgtttgctaaaataccccatgtttggataagcgaaccaattgagaatGAGTGTTtcgttgctcctctgtcatcattcagcttatccgtattcggtTGGGATTACAAAACTTGCTTGCtaaaggattagaggatttttgcagcagataTTGATACaggagtgaataataagtggaactgggtctggcaagatgagattgtgaaaacagaagtgaagaacaaaaaaataccTTTACGGGTAGGCGATGCCATTCACAAAATTGACACCGCGGGCaaggccaagtgcgattggtATCAGATTGCATGGGTGTAGCTCTTCAGTCTAGacatggaaatctgttttcagattTGCATTAAAAACGGAGCGTCTGTTTTCtagaagaataaaaaagaaagaaaaggctgaTGGGCCGTTCTGTATCGTTTACCaatgatctgtcaaaaatgaaaacagaatgctCTTTCGAAAGTGTCGGTTGTTGACCCTttgagaggcgatccagtgacttgtcagagcaccaacaGTCAGATAGTTTCCTAACGGTCGAttgaagttgtcaaaatgccGATAACGAAAGGTGATCCCTACATGGCACGCATTGATATCACTGAAAAGCATgtatgcgcgcacatgcacacacatgcagtcgatcacacacgcacagacagagtgcacacacacacacacacacaccaaggctgACTTcacaggtttggaagcaaaaacatttaaatttaggaagaattggacttattttttatcttctgtgggttggaatacctcagcagcattggtggcccgcaagtgtagattttatggtttgaaattgcgaaaaaccttcagcttcagggggcttcacccccacacccccaccaggggtgttgccccatggacccccactgggggccgcagaaggcccccacctttcagactcagtcacaatttcccaatctcattcCTGCTTTTCTATGCCTGATTTTTGTAGTGTACAGCAACAGATTGAACACATGATGAGTTATATTCTGTTTTTTGTGGTGCATAGAGCCTCCGGTTCCCCAAGAAGGGTCAGAGAGCATCAGCTCTGAAGGGGATCAGACTGCACATGCGGAAACAAAAGCTGAAGCACCAGCTGCCCCTGAGACTGCCCCTGTTGCAGCTGAAGAATCCCCTGACACTTCTGAGGCCCAAAGGtaggattgatgtgtgtgtgtatgcatgtgtgccatAGTGTAATTTGGCTTGGATTACGTTTTAGTCATTACCGTTTTATTTGGAagtttgtttcaatgttttatttctttctttctttttttttcaaatagggAGCTGTTGCAGTTCAGTTGAAACCTGTTATTTACTTGCTACACACTGCTCcagtatttgttttcttttattgtgttttgACTTTTTTGTATGTAACCATAGACGAAGTGGTACATAAGGGGATACAAAAGAATTACAGTATTTACATATTTACAGGATAGAAAGTGACAGGACAGAAAGCTCCTTTGCACAGGCCAAGGACATATAGAGGCCGGTCACaaggggtttttctattgttttatttcagtaTTATAAgaagagcagaaaaagaagataagaagaagacagtgcagtagaatgtgaggcagctgactgtgtgccACAACAAAGTGTGTGGATGCAAGCACAACACCAGTGAATCTGAATGGCCAGCAGTGACCACTGGCTATTTATAGATGGTCAAACGAACCACTCAGCCAGTACTTGGTGGCCTCAAGCAAATCGCATCTGTTGGGCGGAATATTTGAATAATCTGTGATtgttgtcaggtgttcagtgatagatttctaaatgatttctaaataattcctgaaccgatttatgtcggattggtcgcaaaacaaAGAGCTGAACATTACCTTTCTAATGCGTATAAAatggagtgttgattatttaagatgaatttactATTTTGATTGAAGTCACGTGGAACTGATCAATTTTAGTGAGTTCGTCGCTGAATATTACAAACTGCGTttaatcagtttaacataggcaaacacaaGTAGTATAGATTCAAAGAAGGAATTATGGCAATTCAGCCAGTGTATGATACATATAGTTTACTGATTCAGTGGAAGAGATAATTAACTAAATaatgtgtgtcagaaacacacatcTCAATTTGGCCCAAGCCGTCAAGCAATGCTAGTTGTGCAGTGATTGTCATTCAGTGTCAACAATGAAAATCCATTTTGTATCTTGTAGGTTCCTGATCTGTTATTCTCCAAACACTATAATAGTATGATTTTAGTTTCTGACAAGTGATCACATatacaggcatgagatttttccgactatagtcggatttcCGACCGAAAATTGGTTCCTGAGGCCATTCTTGAGATTTGcataaatccgttgagaaaatcggagtgggggtgggggttccgaTCGACGAAGGTTGCACAAAAGTTGTCTGaccgatcgacaagacagacccacagcgtttgctaaaatgccccatgtttggataagcgaaccaattgagaataagtgttccgttgctcctctgtcatcattcagcttatccgtattcggtCAGGATTTCACAACTTTCGCTCGCaggcttcacgacttgcaaagatacctgatttcgtCGATCGTGTTTGATCatcgacaaaatgagaaaactcacaaaggataaTAAGATTTTTGCGCTgagatcgataaaggagtgaaaaaTAGTGGAGCTGGGCTTGGCAAGATGAGaccgtgaaaacagaagtgaagaacaaaaaaataactttACGGGTAGGCGACGCCAGTCACAAAATCGACGCCGCAGGCAAGACCAAGTGTGATTGGTGCCAGATCCTATGGGTGTAACTCTTCCATCTTAtcacggaaatctgttttcagattTACAAAAAAAGTGAAGTgtccgtttttttgggggggaggaaaaaaaccaaaagccATTGGGTCATTCTATATCATTTGccgatgatctgtcaaaaatgaaaatggaatgcTCCTTCGAAAGCGTCGTTTGTTGACCCCCCTTGAGAGgtgatccagtgacttgtcagagcaccaaaatcgaaggCAAAAAGTTTCCTAATGGTCAGTTAAAGATGCCAATAACAAAAGGCGATCCCTTCAGGGCACGCATTGATACCACTGTAAaaagcacgcatgcgcgcacatgctgtgcacacacatgtgggcgatcacacacacacaagcagacatgctgcgagtgtgtgcgcacacaaacGTGAAATCCTTGCACTGACGAACAATTAAACTAAAACCAAATTTGCTTCTAACtatccctgaaagcggagtatggctgcctacatgtcgggttaaaaacggtcatacacgtaaaagcccactcgcgtatatatgagtgaacatgggagttgcagcccatgaatacagaagaagaagaagcttctaaCTGATActgattttagtgtgtgtgtaagcacaacagacataatctggCAGTGAATTATTTATAGATTTGGTTTTGATAAATGTTTTTAGCATTTGTTTGGAAGGGGCTTCCATTCAAATATCAAAGGGTGTCACATCTGTACAAGTGCATGAGCCAGTGAAGTCTGGCTGGTCAGCTGCGAAAAAGTCGTCTGCAACCGCCTCTGTTGAAGTGGCCCTCGTAGCCGGCTGAACGCTCAGCTGCATGTATAATCTAAGATTCTTTGATTGGTTGAGACAGGGCATGAACCTTCAGGCATTATAGAAagttctgcatgaaaaaaaatgtaaaggcaCGAATGAGCAAAAGTACAAGTTTTAGCATGCACTGGATCTGTGTAGAAGGTATATTTAGTGGAATGAGGATTTTGTAACAGAATCATGATTTCGTTAAATGGAAATGTATAAAAGCAAAAAGTACACCACATTTTCTATGATTATCATCCCTCTATTGTATATTTTCCCCTATAGTTCACCGGTGTCAGAAACTGCTGAGCATGTTGGTGAAGTAGAAGAGGAGATTGCCCCTGCAGAAGGGAacgaaaaagtagaagaaaagacGACTACACCAGCCAGAGAAAATGTGGAGGAGGAAAAGCAGTCCGCTGAGCCATCAGGAATGCCTGAGGAGACTAGCCCTGAGAGCGCTGAACCACAAGGTTTGATATTTGTTTGGCATTGTTTATTTGTATGGAGTgcatccttttcttttcttgtttcttttccattGAAGGTTCAGGTATAGAGTACTCACATTTTGGTTTTAGATTTTATCCACAACAGCCTTTCTCATTAATCATCCACATGTTTTGCGTTTATTAGGTTGTATCttttgtgttcatgggctgcaactcccacgatcactcgtatgtacatgagaggGCTTTTgcctgtatgactgttttcatacTCTGTtgtcgggggggtgcatgctgggtatgttcttgtttccataacccaccgaacgctgacattgattacaggatccttaacatgcgtatttgattttctacttgcgtacacacacgaagggggttcaggcacaagtaggtctgtacatatgttgacctgggagattggaaaaatatccaccctttacccaccaggcgccgtcaccaagattcaaacctggtaccctcagatttaaagtccaaggctttaacagctcagctattgcgcctgtctggtTGTATTTATTTGATAAAGATTGCAAATGAGCGGCATGTCAAAAACTGCACATAGAAAATGTTCGAAACTTCGAAGAATCATCAGTcattttatgtctttcttttcccttttgccTGACTGTCCTTTTCTTATTGTATGTTATTATTGAATGTTATTTTTAGAGTGTGTAAGTGTAGCTTCAAATCATCAGCTCACCTGTTACTGAAAATCCCTTTTACAGAAGAGTCACCAAAAACCTTTTCATGGGCCGCTTTGGTTAGCAAGCGTGCTCCAGCAACCACAAGCACTGAAGCAGCACTTGCTGGAGCGATAACGCCGGTTGTGCGAAAATCTGATAAGACGGAGCGGAAACctgctcctgttgctgctgctgctgctactgctgcaccTTCCACTAAACAGGTGGAGGCGCCTCGACCCCAAAGGTATGCTGAGAAATTTTTTTTGctcagtcatggtgtgtgtgtgtgtgtgtgtgtgtgtgtgtgtgtgtgtgttaaacttaacaaaatcattttctcaggttgtctgtgtgtgggtgtgtctgtgtgtctatggtaATTTTAAACAGAATCATTTTCTCTAGAAATGCTTCGTCCAAATACCAAGGTATGAATAAACTTTGCAAATACCAAGTTTGGatcagacagtgaaagaaaacaaatccaTCTTCTGGATTAAGTCGTAATTTCAAATCATAAATGGTCTGGGTTAGAGGAGTTTAGACTGTATAAAAGGATTTGTAtgcttccttaaaaaaaagaaaaagtatttcACTCTGTGAGCACATGCTCTACAAAATGTGGCACTAcatagtgcgaaacagctgtcgcttgctgtgcacaCCAGCTTCCTTTTTGGAGGAACATTAGGACCAGTATGAGCATTAATCAGAGTTATTTCTTTAAAACCAC from Babylonia areolata isolate BAREFJ2019XMU chromosome 18, ASM4173473v1, whole genome shotgun sequence encodes:
- the LOC143292513 gene encoding ras GTPase-activating protein-binding protein 2-like, translating into MVKTTIEESTMVVKTDQDQEETEYNPVDANQVGKEFVAHYYTIMDEGPHFLYLFYTQKSTFVHGGIERFGREDPVYTGQAEIRTGIASLNFQDCRPKLHQVDSQESINGSILVQTAGELCEEGSMRRFMQSFVLVRNGPKTFYVRNCIFRYQDEEFSDEEDLSEEPPVPQEGSESISSEGDQTAHAETKAEAPAAPETAPVAAEESPDTSEAQSSPVSETAEHVGEVEEEIAPAEGNEKVEEKTTTPARENVEEEKQSAEPSGMPEETSPESAEPQEESPKTFSWAALVSKRAPATTSTEAALAGAITPVVRKSDKTERKPAPVAAAAATAAPSTKQVEAPRPQRPQRENNRARERSNSKGEGRNGENGTKSFNSGPKYPDDQQLFVGNLPHSMTEPELKSFFECYGTVLDLRINTKGSGSRVPNFGFVVFESSETAQTVLKQKPIMYKGEHRLNVEEKKTRGDHRPAARGNARYGPGPRNYGSRGGYRGGGNGRHYSGERHNGGRDFHRGDGPAPARQ